The Algoriphagus sp. TR-M9 genome has a window encoding:
- a CDS encoding RluA family pseudouridine synthase, with translation MKKKPFTVVYEDNHLLVVNKASGILVQGDKTGDKTLTDYCKDYIAKKYNKPGAVFLHPIHRLDRPVSGLVAFARTSKGLERMMEVFRKRDIHKVYWALVKRKPREEMGKLTHWLVKDEQKNVVTAHDREVPGSQKAELNYKTMGFMNDHWLLEVRPISGRPHQIRVQLASMGCPIRGDVKYGFAKPNPDASINLHAFHLIFVHPVKKEKLYLRAAVPEEEFWEQFLEFETLKTKDQHLDNTFSG, from the coding sequence ATGAAAAAGAAGCCATTTACCGTAGTCTACGAAGACAACCACCTTTTAGTCGTAAATAAAGCCTCGGGAATCCTCGTACAAGGGGACAAAACCGGTGACAAAACCCTGACAGATTACTGTAAGGATTACATTGCCAAAAAATACAACAAACCTGGAGCGGTATTTCTCCACCCTATCCACAGACTAGACAGACCGGTCAGTGGATTGGTAGCCTTTGCAAGAACCTCCAAAGGCCTTGAGCGCATGATGGAGGTATTCCGTAAGCGCGATATTCACAAGGTGTACTGGGCACTGGTGAAAAGAAAACCCAGAGAAGAAATGGGAAAACTGACCCACTGGCTGGTCAAAGACGAGCAGAAAAATGTAGTGACCGCCCATGACCGAGAGGTGCCGGGTTCGCAAAAAGCAGAGCTCAATTACAAAACCATGGGATTTATGAATGACCATTGGCTCTTGGAAGTCCGCCCGATTTCCGGCCGGCCTCACCAGATCCGGGTACAACTGGCCTCCATGGGCTGTCCCATCCGTGGAGATGTGAAGTACGGCTTTGCCAAGCCAAATCCTGACGCCAGTATCAATTTGCACGCTTTCCATTTGATCTTTGTGCATCCGGTCAAAAAGGAAAAACTATACTTGAGAGCTGCAGTGCCAGAAGAAGAATTCTGGGAGCAGTTTTTGGAATTTGAAACACTCAAAACCAAAGACCAGCATCTCGACAATACCTTCAGCGGGTAA
- a CDS encoding SixA phosphatase family protein yields the protein MKTFLFFLFTAFMLSACSTSPKPKTIYIVRHAEKQLDGNDPELSTAGSARARKLAQILAGQNIQHIFSTDYQRTRMTAKPTADQAGISINSYDPQKHDELVIQLRSLEGNILVVGHSNTVGQVANYFVEDGEQYEDLGDTEYNFIYVVTLAKDGTSSVERKTYKDY from the coding sequence ATGAAAACATTCCTATTCTTCCTTTTTACAGCTTTCATGCTCTCCGCATGCAGTACCTCCCCTAAACCCAAAACGATTTACATCGTCCGTCATGCTGAAAAGCAATTGGACGGAAATGATCCTGAACTTTCCACTGCAGGGTCTGCCAGGGCGAGAAAACTTGCCCAGATCCTTGCCGGTCAAAATATCCAGCACATTTTCAGCACTGATTATCAGCGGACCCGCATGACAGCAAAGCCTACTGCTGACCAAGCGGGCATTTCCATCAACTCCTATGACCCACAGAAGCACGATGAGCTAGTAATACAACTTAGAAGTCTAGAAGGAAATATCTTGGTCGTTGGTCATAGTAACACCGTCGGGCAAGTGGCAAATTATTTTGTAGAGGACGGCGAACAATACGAAGACCTAGGAGATACAGAATACAATTTCATCTATGTGGTGACTTTAGCGAAGGACGGTACTTCTTCAGTTGAGAGAAAAACATATAAGGACTATTGA
- a CDS encoding glycerol-3-phosphate dehydrogenase/oxidase, with translation MNRPENLLQLKDKSKTWDIAVIGGGSSGLGVALDAISRGLSVILFEKADFAKGTSSRSTKLVHGGVRYLAQGDVGLVFEALKERGKLLKNAPHLAHDQPFIIPIFTAKDRLMYSLGLKVYDWMSGRLSLGKSEFISKEETLKRLPGLKPKGLYGGVVYHDGQFDDARLAINLAQSADEMGTCVLNYVSVTSLTKNESGKITGLRVSDRLTNNKYNVNAKMVVNATGVFADKILKMDNPSAPKTIQPSQGIHIVLDQEFLGGKDALMIPKTKDGRVLFAVPWHSKLVVGTTDTLRDKPKLEPEALQKEIDFVLETAAGYLARKPTRADIRSVFAGLRPLARPKEGSTKTKEISRSHKVILSESGLVTITGGKWTTFRKMGEDTVEYFTRVTGEKIPESNSLDMKIHGATTRVPEGHWGIYGFDAKPIQDLTKENKTWEELLHPDFPNIQAEVIWAVREEMAVKVEDVLSRRIRLLVLDAQAAIDAAPKVADLMAKELGKDQDWVAAELSDFEKTAKKYLIKK, from the coding sequence ATGAACCGCCCAGAAAACCTCCTTCAACTTAAAGACAAATCCAAAACTTGGGACATCGCCGTTATCGGTGGCGGATCTTCAGGGCTAGGTGTAGCCTTGGATGCCATTTCCCGTGGGCTTTCCGTTATTTTATTCGAAAAAGCAGACTTTGCCAAAGGCACCTCCAGCCGCAGTACCAAGTTGGTCCATGGGGGTGTCCGTTACCTCGCCCAAGGCGACGTAGGCTTGGTCTTCGAAGCATTGAAAGAACGGGGGAAGCTGCTGAAAAACGCCCCGCATCTGGCACACGACCAGCCGTTCATCATCCCCATATTCACTGCCAAAGACCGGCTGATGTACAGCTTGGGGTTGAAAGTTTACGATTGGATGTCTGGCAGACTAAGCCTTGGCAAATCAGAATTTATATCCAAAGAAGAGACGCTCAAAAGGCTTCCTGGCTTAAAACCAAAGGGATTATATGGAGGTGTGGTGTACCACGACGGGCAATTTGACGATGCCCGGCTCGCTATTAATCTCGCCCAATCAGCCGATGAAATGGGGACCTGTGTCCTGAATTATGTAAGTGTAACTAGTCTGACCAAAAATGAATCCGGGAAAATAACCGGACTTCGTGTATCGGATAGGTTAACTAACAATAAATATAACGTCAATGCTAAAATGGTGGTCAACGCCACCGGGGTTTTCGCTGACAAAATCTTGAAAATGGACAATCCTTCTGCCCCGAAAACCATACAGCCCAGCCAAGGAATTCATATCGTCCTGGACCAAGAGTTTCTAGGTGGTAAGGACGCACTGATGATCCCTAAGACCAAGGATGGCCGTGTGCTTTTTGCAGTTCCTTGGCACAGTAAACTTGTCGTAGGCACTACTGATACGCTTCGGGACAAACCCAAACTGGAGCCTGAGGCTTTACAAAAAGAAATCGACTTTGTACTGGAAACTGCAGCAGGGTACCTGGCCAGAAAGCCAACCCGAGCAGACATCAGATCAGTATTTGCCGGCCTGAGGCCTTTGGCCCGCCCAAAGGAAGGGAGCACCAAAACCAAGGAAATCTCCCGATCCCACAAGGTGATTCTTTCGGAAAGTGGCTTAGTGACGATTACAGGAGGAAAATGGACTACTTTTCGTAAAATGGGGGAAGACACGGTAGAATATTTCACCCGGGTCACCGGAGAAAAAATCCCTGAGAGTAATTCACTGGATATGAAAATCCATGGAGCTACCACTCGAGTCCCGGAAGGCCACTGGGGAATCTATGGCTTTGATGCCAAGCCCATTCAGGATCTGACCAAGGAAAACAAGACTTGGGAAGAACTCCTGCACCCTGATTTCCCCAACATTCAGGCAGAAGTAATCTGGGCCGTACGTGAAGAGATGGCTGTGAAAGTCGAAGATGTGCTATCGAGGAGAATCCGGCTATTGGTACTAGATGCTCAGGCTGCCATAGATGCTGCGCCTAAGGTTGCCGACTTGATGGCCAAAGAATTAGGAAAAGATCAGGATTGGGTAGCTGCTGAACTCTCAGACTTTGAAAAGACTGCAAAAAAATATTTGATCAAAAAATAA
- a CDS encoding MIP/aquaporin family protein has product MNVFLAELIGTGLLMLLGSGVVANMLLPKTKGHGGGIMEISTAWALAVYVGVVVAGPYSGAHLNPAVTLGLALTGQFEWAMAPGYIIAQVLGAMIGVGIAWLIYKDHYDASEDAGIKAAPFATSPAIRNLPLNFFSEVVGTFVLILVILYNEGVEIGDVNETPIGMGSLGAIPVAFLVWVIGLSLGGTTGYAINPARDFGPRIMHTILPIKGKASSDWSYGWVPIIGPFVGAALAAGLYMMAGA; this is encoded by the coding sequence ATGAATGTATTTCTAGCAGAATTAATAGGAACTGGCTTGCTCATGTTATTGGGTTCAGGCGTGGTAGCGAACATGCTTTTGCCAAAAACCAAAGGACATGGCGGAGGTATCATGGAGATCAGTACGGCCTGGGCTTTGGCAGTTTATGTAGGGGTAGTGGTCGCAGGCCCATATAGTGGTGCGCACCTAAATCCTGCAGTTACGCTAGGTCTGGCCCTGACCGGGCAATTTGAGTGGGCAATGGCACCAGGATATATTATTGCGCAGGTTTTGGGAGCCATGATAGGTGTGGGGATAGCCTGGCTAATCTACAAAGATCATTATGATGCCTCTGAAGATGCGGGGATAAAAGCAGCGCCCTTTGCCACATCTCCTGCCATTCGAAACCTTCCATTGAATTTTTTCTCAGAAGTGGTAGGGACTTTTGTTTTGATTCTGGTCATTCTATACAATGAAGGAGTAGAAATAGGCGATGTGAATGAAACTCCAATCGGCATGGGGTCGCTTGGAGCGATCCCAGTGGCATTTTTGGTTTGGGTGATTGGATTAAGTCTAGGCGGAACCACAGGATATGCGATCAACCCTGCCCGTGATTTTGGGCCGAGGATTATGCATACGATTTTACCGATTAAAGGCAAGGCAAGTTCAGACTGGAGTTACGGCTGGGTTCCCATTATAGGACCTTTCGTAGGTGCTGCCTTGGCGGCAGGACTGTATATGATGGCAGGGGCTTAA
- a CDS encoding inositol oxygenase has translation METKEKEFRNYNHVDVKAAVKEHYRKMRMYQTYDYVQRMKSKYLKFDKPMNLWDAMEKLNALIDVSDPDLDLPNVQHLIQSAEALRADNRPDWMQLVGLIHDLGKVMYLFGSDEDGTSQDEQWGLVGDVFVVGAKLPDTCVYPEFNKLNPDMKDPRYNTELGIYEKGCGLDNLQLAWGHDEYFYQVLKNHSQNTIPEAGMVMVRYHSFYPWHNGGSYSQFEAPQDAQYKEWILDFNQYDLYTKSPKIYDLEEVKEYYLPIAEKYLGKGPIYW, from the coding sequence ATGGAAACTAAAGAAAAGGAATTCAGAAATTACAATCACGTCGATGTCAAAGCTGCTGTGAAGGAGCATTACCGCAAAATGCGCATGTACCAGACCTACGATTACGTGCAGCGCATGAAATCAAAATACCTGAAGTTTGACAAGCCGATGAATCTGTGGGATGCCATGGAAAAACTCAATGCCTTGATCGATGTCAGTGATCCTGATTTGGATTTGCCGAATGTACAGCACTTGATTCAGTCAGCTGAAGCCTTACGCGCAGATAACCGCCCTGACTGGATGCAGCTGGTCGGTTTGATTCATGATCTTGGTAAGGTGATGTATTTATTCGGATCGGACGAGGACGGCACGAGCCAAGACGAGCAGTGGGGTTTGGTCGGCGATGTGTTTGTGGTTGGGGCGAAACTGCCTGACACCTGTGTCTATCCTGAGTTCAATAAACTGAACCCAGATATGAAAGACCCACGCTACAACACCGAATTGGGGATTTACGAGAAAGGATGTGGTTTAGACAATCTACAGCTCGCTTGGGGGCATGATGAATATTTCTATCAAGTCTTGAAAAACCACTCCCAAAACACAATTCCTGAAGCCGGAATGGTGATGGTACGCTACCACTCTTTTTACCCTTGGCACAATGGGGGAAGTTATTCGCAGTTTGAAGCTCCGCAAGATGCGCAGTACAAGGAATGGATTTTGGACTTCAACCAATATGATTTGTACACCAAATCTCCTAAGATTTACGATTTAGAAGAAGTAAAAGAATACTACCTGCCAATAGCAGAAAAGTATCTGGGGAAGGGGCCGATTTATTGGTAG
- a CDS encoding acyl-CoA dehydrogenase family protein, with translation MLDFNQNENQRMIAQMIRDFGAKEITPFRKDWDERQFFPVDLFKKLGELGLMGVLIPTEYGGSGFGYLEYVTAIVELSKLDPAVGLSMAAHNSLCSGHIMAFGSEEQKKKYLPKLASCEWLGAWGLTEPNTGSDAGNMRTVAKKEGGHWVINGAKNFITHGVSGDVAVVIARTGEIGDSHGMTAFIVERGTPGFKGGRKEDKLGMRASETAEMIFTDCKVSESQVLGKVGDGFIQSMKVLDGGRISIAALGQGIAEGALEAAVQYSKERHQFNKPISSYQGISFKLADMATQVEASSLLIFKAADLKNRGEKVTMASAQAKYYSSEVAVSVSNEAVQIFGGYGFTKDYPVEKFYRDSKLCTIGEGTSEIQKMVIARELLK, from the coding sequence ATGCTAGATTTCAATCAAAATGAAAATCAGCGGATGATCGCACAGATGATCCGTGATTTTGGTGCCAAGGAAATTACTCCATTTCGCAAGGACTGGGATGAGCGGCAATTTTTCCCTGTAGATTTATTCAAAAAACTAGGCGAACTCGGCCTGATGGGTGTTTTGATCCCTACAGAATATGGAGGCTCAGGTTTTGGATACTTGGAATATGTTACAGCGATTGTGGAGCTATCTAAGCTGGATCCGGCTGTAGGGCTGTCTATGGCTGCGCATAACTCCCTTTGCTCCGGGCACATCATGGCTTTTGGTTCAGAGGAGCAAAAGAAGAAATACCTGCCCAAACTGGCTAGCTGCGAGTGGTTGGGAGCTTGGGGGCTGACTGAACCAAACACCGGCTCAGATGCCGGAAATATGCGTACGGTAGCTAAAAAAGAAGGGGGCCACTGGGTCATCAATGGCGCCAAGAATTTCATCACTCATGGTGTTTCCGGTGATGTGGCTGTGGTAATCGCACGGACTGGTGAAATCGGGGATTCACATGGAATGACGGCATTTATTGTAGAGCGAGGCACTCCAGGATTTAAAGGAGGACGAAAAGAAGATAAACTAGGAATGCGTGCTTCCGAAACGGCAGAAATGATTTTCACGGACTGCAAGGTTTCTGAAAGCCAGGTGTTAGGAAAAGTAGGTGATGGTTTTATCCAATCAATGAAGGTGTTGGATGGAGGAAGAATCTCCATTGCAGCACTTGGTCAGGGCATTGCTGAGGGGGCTTTGGAAGCCGCCGTTCAGTACTCCAAGGAGCGTCATCAGTTCAATAAACCTATCAGTTCCTACCAGGGTATTTCATTCAAATTGGCTGATATGGCTACTCAAGTAGAAGCTTCAAGTCTATTGATTTTCAAAGCAGCAGACCTCAAAAACCGTGGGGAAAAGGTAACTATGGCCTCTGCCCAAGCTAAGTATTACTCTTCCGAAGTGGCAGTTTCCGTTTCCAATGAGGCTGTGCAGATTTTTGGGGGATATGGCTTTACCAAGGATTATCCGGTAGAGAAATTCTATCGTGACTCTAAACTTTGCACGATTGGTGAAGGAACATCCGAAATTCAAAAAATGGTTATCGCTCGGGAGTTATTGAAATAA
- a CDS encoding SRPBCC family protein translates to MTTAQKTKITVKATVHEPMEMVWEYFTNPKHIIHWNSASPDWHSPSAKNDLRPGGSFITRMEAKDGSAGFDFEGKYQEVERHSHLDYILSDGREVQVTFREVPDGVEITEVFDPDPDHPAETQKNGWQAILDSFKTYTQSEAKLVRLNFQIEIDNTPEEVYRLMLERPSYEEWTDEFSPGSTYIGNWDEGSTLHFVSQGEEGNQNGMISKVIKHLPAKHLEIEHVGILNDGVEILEGKDVEMWKGAHEKYTFKEIEAGTLLLIETDSTMEYDEYFSKTWPIALQKLKEICERKGEK, encoded by the coding sequence ATGACAACTGCCCAAAAAACCAAAATCACTGTAAAGGCCACCGTACATGAACCTATGGAAATGGTCTGGGAATACTTCACGAACCCTAAACACATCATCCATTGGAATAGCGCCTCACCTGATTGGCATAGTCCAAGTGCAAAAAATGACCTGCGTCCAGGCGGCAGTTTCATCACCAGAATGGAAGCCAAAGACGGCAGCGCGGGCTTTGATTTTGAAGGCAAGTATCAAGAGGTAGAGCGGCATTCCCATCTTGACTACATCCTGAGTGATGGAAGGGAGGTTCAGGTTACTTTCAGAGAGGTTCCGGATGGAGTTGAGATTACGGAGGTTTTTGATCCGGACCCAGACCATCCTGCAGAAACCCAGAAAAATGGATGGCAGGCAATTCTGGACAGTTTCAAAACCTATACCCAATCTGAGGCGAAGCTGGTGCGCTTGAATTTCCAGATTGAAATCGACAATACCCCAGAGGAGGTTTACCGGCTGATGCTCGAAAGGCCCTCATATGAGGAATGGACAGATGAATTCTCTCCGGGCTCCACTTACATCGGCAACTGGGACGAAGGCAGTACGCTGCATTTTGTATCACAAGGTGAAGAAGGAAATCAAAACGGAATGATCAGTAAGGTAATCAAACACCTGCCGGCCAAGCACCTTGAAATAGAACACGTAGGCATTTTAAATGATGGAGTGGAAATACTCGAAGGCAAAGATGTGGAGATGTGGAAAGGTGCCCATGAAAAATATACCTTCAAGGAAATCGAAGCAGGAACGCTTCTTCTGATTGAGACAGACTCCACCATGGAATACGATGAATATTTCTCAAAAACCTGGCCCATTGCCCTTCAAAAACTCAAAGAAATCTGCGAAAGAAAAGGCGAAAAATAG
- the glpK gene encoding glycerol kinase GlpK, with product MTQNKPYLMALDQGTTSSRAIIFDQQGKIVSIAQKDFKQHFPQAGWVEHDPKEIWSSQSAMMIESLVNKNIKAKQVAAIGITNQRETTIIWDRESGEPIYNAIVWQDRRTAGFCNALKERGEAERIVSKTGLIIDAYFSATKIKWILDHVDGARSKAEAGELAFGTVDSWLIWNLTSGKTHITDITNASRTMLFNIHTQEWDQELLDLFDIPSSLLPEVKSCSEIYCETAGDVLSEKIPIAGIAGDQQAALFGQLCTQPGMAKTTYGTGCFLVMNTGKEAVRSENQLLTTIAWKIGDEINYALEGSVFIGGAAIQWLRDGMGIFKHARESERMADSIEGNDGVYFVPALSGLGAPHWDQDARGAFFGITRGTTKAHMARAALEAIAYQVYDVLKAMEKDSGKPTRELRVDGGATANSFLMQFQADLLSCEIKRPQIIETTAIGAAFLAGLAVGFWKDQEEIKSLWKADRSFVPHMGDPERDRLIHFWHKAVERSKNWVE from the coding sequence ATGACCCAAAATAAACCTTATTTGATGGCTTTGGACCAAGGAACTACGAGTTCAAGAGCAATCATTTTTGACCAACAGGGCAAAATCGTCTCCATAGCCCAAAAAGACTTTAAACAGCATTTTCCACAAGCAGGCTGGGTGGAGCATGACCCAAAAGAAATCTGGTCATCACAATCGGCCATGATGATAGAATCACTGGTCAATAAAAACATCAAAGCCAAGCAGGTAGCCGCCATTGGCATCACCAACCAACGGGAAACCACCATCATTTGGGATAGAGAATCCGGTGAACCCATCTACAATGCCATCGTCTGGCAAGACCGACGTACTGCCGGATTTTGCAATGCGCTCAAAGAAAGAGGAGAGGCAGAAAGGATAGTCAGTAAAACCGGACTCATCATAGATGCGTACTTTTCTGCGACCAAAATCAAGTGGATACTAGACCATGTGGATGGGGCAAGGTCCAAAGCTGAGGCAGGAGAATTGGCTTTTGGTACGGTGGATTCCTGGCTGATCTGGAATTTGACATCGGGCAAAACCCACATAACCGACATCACCAATGCCAGCAGAACCATGCTCTTCAATATCCATACTCAGGAGTGGGATCAAGAACTCTTGGATCTATTTGATATTCCCTCATCGCTGCTACCAGAAGTAAAATCCTGCAGTGAAATCTACTGTGAGACAGCAGGAGATGTACTGAGTGAGAAAATCCCCATTGCCGGAATTGCTGGCGACCAACAGGCGGCACTTTTCGGCCAGCTCTGTACCCAGCCAGGCATGGCAAAAACCACTTATGGCACGGGATGTTTTCTAGTCATGAATACCGGAAAAGAAGCCGTCCGCTCCGAAAACCAACTGCTCACCACCATAGCCTGGAAAATCGGAGATGAAATCAATTACGCTTTGGAAGGATCAGTGTTTATTGGAGGTGCTGCCATTCAATGGTTACGGGACGGCATGGGAATATTCAAGCATGCCCGAGAGAGTGAGCGTATGGCAGACAGCATAGAAGGTAATGATGGGGTTTACTTTGTGCCGGCTCTCTCGGGTCTGGGAGCTCCACATTGGGATCAGGATGCCAGAGGAGCATTTTTTGGAATCACACGAGGCACCACCAAAGCCCACATGGCCCGTGCGGCACTTGAGGCCATCGCATACCAAGTGTATGATGTACTGAAGGCCATGGAAAAAGACAGTGGTAAGCCCACCCGTGAGCTTAGAGTGGATGGAGGAGCCACGGCCAATTCATTCTTGATGCAATTCCAGGCCGACCTGTTGAGCTGTGAAATCAAGCGTCCCCAGATCATAGAGACCACGGCAATAGGCGCTGCATTTCTAGCCGGGCTAGCTGTTGGGTTTTGGAAAGATCAGGAAGAAATCAAATCCCTTTGGAAAGCCGACCGCAGTTTTGTCCCACACATGGGGGATCCTGAAAGAGACCGGCTGATTCATTTTTGGCACAAAGCAGTAGAACGCTCTAAAAACTGGGTAGAATAA
- a CDS encoding tetratricopeptide repeat-containing sensor histidine kinase — protein MRFLTRLFAVFLLLLASTKLIAQSTRQLLDSLKLELSNAPTDQERSLVLSDLTWHYVPVSLDTAISFGEENVGLAMSLDDPDILSQAYSDLAYAYMEKGELLGARKNYQEALRIRYKTGDSTKIYGTITNLGSVYQRDFQSDSAMVNYLKALSFFERTGNERNADFVRNNIGVIYLEMRNYPKALEILKEVAEYRKANGEDYLYASTLTNIASIHKNQKNFEKAEETYLEALEIFQNEEDDYYTSTTYNNLATLYNAQGKSDLAISFAEKGLTLAEKVGADYDYALIESNLAKSYHDLKDYRKSRAYYLLALTHFKAQNAEDDVASMYLLMSPVYAALGMPDSSAYYTSAYVDLNKKLTEQEIQQLTTDLEARYQSEQKDAAIARQQLELRTKNFQLYGSLVLAVVLGLVGYLLYSQQKLKNRQLTQEGELKVALAQIETQNKLQEQRMLISRDLHDNIGAQLTFIISAIENLKYFDPIKDTLTHRYESIANFTKQTITELRDTIWAMNSGQITMGQLSARISDYLERAGISTRGINFEFELDKSLDPNFSMVSSEGIQIYRIVQEAIQNALKYAYPSQILVTVSQRNGDFNLSINDDGSGFLETEATAGNGLFNMRKRAEELGGSLQIISAKGQGTQVILSIPDRLA, from the coding sequence ATGCGTTTTCTTACCCGATTATTTGCTGTATTTCTACTTTTACTGGCTTCCACAAAATTGATCGCCCAAAGTACCCGACAGTTATTGGACAGTTTGAAATTAGAGCTCTCAAATGCCCCTACTGACCAAGAACGATCTTTGGTCCTTTCTGACCTCACCTGGCATTATGTACCGGTATCACTGGACACAGCGATCTCCTTTGGGGAGGAAAATGTAGGCCTAGCGATGTCACTCGACGATCCAGACATACTTTCACAGGCATACAGTGACCTGGCCTATGCCTACATGGAAAAAGGTGAACTTCTAGGCGCGCGAAAAAACTACCAAGAAGCGCTACGCATCCGCTATAAAACGGGGGACTCTACGAAAATATACGGTACCATTACCAACCTGGGCTCTGTGTATCAGCGGGATTTTCAGTCTGATTCCGCCATGGTCAACTACCTGAAAGCACTCAGTTTTTTTGAGCGAACCGGAAACGAGCGAAATGCTGATTTTGTACGGAATAACATTGGGGTGATTTATCTGGAAATGAGGAATTACCCAAAGGCTTTGGAGATCCTTAAAGAAGTAGCTGAATACCGCAAAGCAAACGGGGAAGACTACCTATATGCCTCTACCCTTACCAATATTGCCAGTATTCATAAAAACCAGAAAAATTTTGAAAAGGCGGAAGAAACTTACCTTGAAGCTTTGGAGATTTTCCAAAATGAGGAAGACGACTATTATACCTCAACTACCTACAATAACCTGGCAACACTCTACAATGCTCAGGGCAAGAGCGATCTCGCTATTTCCTTTGCTGAAAAAGGCCTCACGCTAGCTGAAAAAGTTGGAGCGGACTATGACTATGCACTGATCGAGTCAAATCTGGCCAAATCTTATCATGACTTAAAGGACTACCGCAAATCCAGGGCATATTACCTGCTAGCCTTGACCCATTTCAAAGCCCAAAATGCAGAGGATGATGTAGCGAGTATGTACTTGCTGATGTCCCCTGTCTATGCTGCTCTAGGAATGCCTGATAGCTCGGCGTATTACACCTCGGCTTACGTGGATCTAAACAAGAAATTGACAGAGCAGGAAATCCAGCAACTCACTACTGACCTGGAAGCAAGGTATCAATCGGAGCAAAAGGATGCGGCCATTGCCCGGCAACAGCTTGAACTGAGGACCAAAAACTTTCAATTGTACGGTTCGCTGGTATTGGCGGTAGTATTGGGTTTGGTGGGCTATCTGCTCTACAGCCAGCAAAAACTGAAGAATCGCCAACTCACTCAGGAAGGCGAATTGAAAGTAGCTTTGGCACAGATCGAAACGCAGAATAAGCTACAGGAACAACGCATGTTAATCTCTCGCGATCTGCATGACAACATAGGCGCCCAGCTTACTTTTATCATTTCTGCGATAGAAAACCTCAAGTATTTTGACCCGATCAAAGACACGCTCACGCATCGATATGAGTCCATTGCCAATTTCACCAAGCAAACCATCACCGAGCTCCGGGACACGATCTGGGCCATGAATTCCGGCCAAATCACCATGGGGCAATTGTCCGCCAGAATTTCTGATTACCTTGAGAGAGCTGGTATTTCCACACGTGGAATCAACTTTGAATTTGAGCTGGATAAAAGTTTGGACCCCAACTTTAGTATGGTTTCATCGGAAGGCATCCAAATTTACCGAATCGTACAGGAAGCAATCCAAAACGCCCTGAAATACGCCTATCCCAGTCAGATTTTAGTTACTGTTTCCCAAAGAAATGGTGATTTCAATCTGAGCATAAATGATGATGGCTCGGGCTTTTTAGAAACTGAGGCTACTGCAGGAAATGGTCTATTCAACATGCGAAAACGAGCCGAAGAACTGGGAGGAAGCCTTCAAATAATATCAGCAAAAGGCCAAGGCACCCAGGTCATCCTTTCCATTCCGGATAGATTAGCCTAA